The Deinococcus malanensis DNA segment GTCTCAGCCACGTAGGCCAGCGGGCGAATGACCACATTGGTGCCGTCGTCGCTTTGCAGCTTGGGCGGCATGGCCTTCAGGCGCGCACCGAAAAACAGGTTCATGAACAGCGTTTCCAGAATGTCGTCGCGGTGATGCCCCAGCGCAATTTTCGTGGCACCGATCCTGCGTGCGTGCCCGTACAGGATGCCGCGGCGCAGGCGGCTGCACAGGGCGCAGGTGGTCTTGCCCTCAGGCGTTTTTTCCTTGACCACGCTGTAGGTGTCCTCGGTCAGGATGTCGTGCCGCACACCCAGGCCGCTCAGGTACTGCGGTAGGACGTGGGTAGGAAAGCCCGGTTGACCCTGGTCCAGATTGACCGCCACGATCTCGAAGCTGATGGGCGCCTTGCGCTGCAGGTGCAGCAGCACGTCCAGCAGCGTATAGCTGTCCTTGCCGCCGGACAGGCAGACCATCACGCGGTCACCATCCTCAATCATGCGGTAGTCGCCGATGGCCTGTCCGGCTCCTTTCACGATGGGCTGGAACAGGCGCGCAGTGTCCGCGTCGGGCGCGGAGGCAGATGGGGACGGGGATGCAGGCTGGGTCATGGGCAGCAAAACCGTGTCATCCTACCGGCTTTTGCTGCTGGGCAAGTGTGGGCCGCACTGGAAAGAGCCACTGGAAAGAGCAAGGAAGCGGCAAAGGCTCATGCTTATGGCGGACGTTCCGGAAGGCTGCCGGGGGGTAGGCTGACTGGCATGTGGGCCTTAGCGCTTCCGCTCGTCTCAGGTCATACGGTCCGGTCACATCAAAGCCCGGTAGAGTGGCGCTGATGTGGGTGTTTCGATTACTTGGCGCAGTGCTGGTCCTGGTCATCCTGGGGGTGGCTGGCCTGTGGGGCGCATGGGGACGTGACCTTCCCAGCGTCTCGGACCTGGACGTGCTGGAATTCAGTGGGCAGACCCGCGTGTACGACCGCACGGGTCAGCTGGTCGGGACCCTGACCCCCAGCCTCAGCAGCGGCAGCGGTGAGAACCGCAACCTGCTGAAACTGGGCGAGATCAGTCCCTGGCTGCAGAAAGCTGTGGTCACCAGCGAGGACCGGCGTTTCTTCGAGCACCACGGAGTGGATTACATCGGCATCACGCGCGGCCTGCTCAAGGGCCTGCTGCGCAACGATCTGGAAGGCGGCTCAAGCATTACCCAGCAGGTCGTGAAAAATACCCTGCTCTCGGATCTTCAGGGTGCGCGCACGCCGGAGCGCAAGTTCAAGGAAGCGCTGCTGGCCTACCAGATTGACCGCAGCTTCGACAAGAACAAGATCCTGAACTCGTACCTGAACGTCGTGTACTGGGGCGACGGTGGCCGCACCGACATCGTGGGGGCCGGTACCGCCGCGCACGCCTACTTTCGCAAGAACGCCGCGGACCTGAACCTGGCCGAAAGCGTCTACCTCGCCACCATCATTCCCGCGCCCAACCGCCGCTACAAGGACTTCAAGGCCTACAGGCCGCTGATGAAAAGCCTGCTGGCGCGCATGGTCGAGGATGGCCGCGTCACCCAGGCCGAGGCGGACGCCGCCTGGAAGACGGAGATCTATCCGGCCGGCTGGCGCATCGGATGGAGCCCGGACGGAACGGTGCGCACAGCCACACTGGAACGCCCCGACCGGCTTCAGGAGAACATCAACACTATGGAAGCGCAGGGCGGAGAGAGCCGCTACCGCTTTCAGCACTACCTGCAGGCGGTCGAAAAGGAACTGTTGCCCCTGATTGGCCGCAAGGCGTTGTACGGAGGCGGGCAGATCTACACCGGCATGAACCTGCAGGCCCAGCAGTCCGCCGAGCAGGCCAGCCGGCAGGCCAGCAACCTGCCCGAAGGCGCCACTCTGGGCATCGCGCTGGTCAGCCCGGTCAACGGGGAGGTCCTGGCGCTGGTGGGCCAGAAGCTGACGGCCGGGCGCCCGAGTGACTGGAACAACGCCACCCAGGGCCGCCGTCAGGTGGGCAGCGCCATCAAGCCGCTGCTGTACACGCTGGCGCTGGAGAACAAGTGGAAGCAGAGCGATACGGTGCTGGACGCGCCGATTGCCGGTGACTACCAGCCCATGAACTACGACCGCCGCTGGAGCGGGCGCTACGTGACCATGCGCTTTGCGCTGGACCACAGCCTGAACCTGCCCACCGTGCGCATTGCCCAGGAACTCGGGATCCAGACCTTCGAGGCCAAGCTGCGCGAGATGAACTTCACCGTTCCGCGCGATGCCGGCCTGAGCCTGAGTATCGGCACGCTGGAGGCCAGCCCGCTGCAGATGGCCTCGGCCTACGCGACCTTTGCCAACGGCGGGCTGTACTACGCGCCCACGCTGGTTCGTAAAGCTCAGGACGCCCGCGGCAAACTGCTGTACACCCGTCCTGCTCCTACCCCCAAGCGCATCTGGGACGCCCAGACCGCCTGGCTGGGCCTGGACATGATCCGCGGGGTGGTCAATGACCTGACGGAGCCTCAGGGCGGCCTGGCCACCCGCGCACAGATTCCCGGCTGGGACGTGGGCGGCAAGACCGGAACCACCAACGAGATCAAGGACCTGTGGTTTGCCGGGGTCACCCCGACCATTGCCGGAGCCGTATGGGTGGGCAAGCAGGAAGGCGGCGCCATGCCGGACTGGGCCTACAGCGGCACGGTCCCAACGCCCATATGGCAGCAGGCCGTCGCCGGGGCCCTGCAGGGCCAGCCGAAGGCCACCTTTCAGCAGCCCTCGGGCATCACCTACCGGGTGGTCCGTCAGGTCAACATGGCGTTCCGGGAAGCCGAGGCTGACACGGAGCCCGTGGCGCGCAATGGCGACCGCAGCACGGCACAGGGCGGTGGATTCTTCGGCAGGCGTCAGACCAGACCCAGCGCACCGGCCCCTCAGCCGCCGGTGGAGGCCCCTCCGGAGCCTGCGCAGGAGACAGTGGAGGAAATCCCGGCGGCCTTGCCGGCTGACCCGCCGCCGGACCCCGAGCCCGTACCGCAGGATTTCGGATCAGCCGCGGATGAGCCCGCCGCCCCGGAGCCCGCGGCCCAGGAACCAGTGGCCCCCCAGCAGCCGGCCCCTGAACCTGTGTCACCGCCAGAGCCTCCTCCAGCCGCCACCGGCCAGCCCAGCGGCACCGTGGAATACGAGCCCGAGGAGCCAGCCCCACCGGAACCTGAGCCCCTACCCGACACCCCTCCCGATGATGGGTTCCTCGGCGAACCCCCAGCAGATCCGGAAAGTGCACCACCACCTTTCGAGTAAGCATTGGCATTTCAAGGCAGGAAGGAGGCCGCCCCGTACACCTCGGGCGGCCTCCTTCCTGCCTTGTCCTGTGACGGCGGGGCAGCCGACCTTCAGTCGCGCCGGGGAGGGCGTGGGCCACGGTCCCCACCGCGGTCTCCACGGGGAGCACGCGGCTCACGCGGCGCAATCTTGCCTTCCAGCTCAGGGCGGATCAGGTCGATCTTGCCGCGGTCGTCGATGCCCACGATCTTTACACGCAGCTTGTCGCCGACGTTCAGGGCATCTTCCACCGCGTTCAGGCGCTCCTCACTGATCTGCGAGATGTGCAGCATGCCGTCCTGGCCAGCGTAGAGGTTCACGAAAGCACCAAACGGCGCGGTCTTGACTACCGTGCCCTCGTACTCCTCACCGACCTTGGCCTCCTTGGTCAGCCCGGCGATGCGGGCCCGTACAGCCTCGGCAGCGGCGCCGTCGGCACTGAACACGCGGATGGTGCCGTCTTCCTCGATGGTCACCTGCGCGCCCATGGCTTCAAGTTCGCGGACCTGCTTACCGCCCGGGCCGATGACCTTGCCGATCAGTTCGGGGTTGATCTTGAGGCTGATGATGCGCGGGGCGGTGGGTGAGAGCTCGGGGCGTGGGCCGCTGAGCACCTCGGCCATCTTGCCCAGGATATGCAGGCGGCCCTCGCGGGCCTGCGCGAGCGCCTCACGCATGACCTGCGGCGTGATGCCGCCGACCTTGATGTCCATCTGCAGGGCGGTGACGCCCTCGGCGGTGCCGCACACCTTGAAGTCCATGTCGCCCAGCGCGTCTTCCAGGCCCAGGATATCGGTTAGTACCCGGTACCTGTCGCCTTCCATCACCAGCCCCATCGCCACACCGGCCACCGGGGCCTTGATCGGCACGCCTGCGTCCATCAGGGCGAGGACTCCGGCGCAGACCGTCGCCATGGAGGAGCTGCCGTTGGACTCTAGGACCTCGCCCACCAGGCGGATCACGTAGGGAAATTCCTCAAAGGAAGGCAGCACCGCGCGGATGGCGCGCTTGGCCAGGTGGCCGTGCCCGATCTCGCGCCGCGACTGCCCGCCCATGCGCTTGACCTCGCCGGTGGAGTAGGGCGGGAAGTTGTAATGGAGCATGAACTTGTCGTTGTCCTCGGTGGTCAGGTCGTCCACCAAAATTTCGTCGCGCTCGGTGCCCAGGGTGGCTACCCCCAGCACCTGGGTTTCTCCCCGGGTAAAGATGGCGCTGCCGTGCGCACGGGGCAATGGCCGGGCCTCGATCCAGATCGGCCGGACCGCGCGGCCGTTGCGGCCGTCGGCGCGCAGGTCCTCTTCCAGAATCAGGCGGCGCAGTTCCTGTTTTTCCACCTTGGCATAGGCGTCCTTGAGGGCCATGATGCGTGCCCCGGCACCTTCTGCGTTGGGATCAGGTACATATTCTGCGATGATCGCGTCGCGCACGGCTTTGGTGCGGACACTGCGCTCCTTTTTCTTCGTCGTCAGAAGCGCGTCGCGGATGCCTCCGGCGCGGGCCTTTTCGGCCAGTTCAGGAACGAGGTCCTGGGTCAGGTCGCCCTCAGCCAGGAAGTTGAATTTCTCCTGGCCAATCTCGGCGCGCATGCGTTCGATCAGGTCGATGACGCCCTGCATCTCGGCGTGGGCGAACTCGATGGCGCTGACCAGATCTTCCTCGGAGACCGTCTGGGCGCCGGCCTCGACCATCATCACGGCGTCACGGGTGCCGGCCACGACCAGATCCATGCGGCTGCGCGAAAGCTGATCGGAGGTGGGGTTGACGATGAACTGTCCGTCCACCTGACCCACACGCACGCAGGCGGTGGGACCCACCCAGGGGATGTCACTGATGCTCAGTGCCGCCGAGGCGCCGATAGGCCCCAGCACGTCGGGTGCGTTCTGCTGGTCGGCCGAGATCACCGTGATGATCACCTGCGTTTCGTGCCGGTAGCCCTTGGGAAACAGCGGGCGGAGCTGTCGGTCGGTAATGCGCGCCGAGAGGATGGCCTTCTCACCGGGGCGGCCCTCACGGCGGTGGAACGATCCCGGGATCTTGCCGACGGCGTAATGGCGCTCCTCGAATTCGACCGTGAGCGGCAGGAAGTCCAGTGGGCTTTTCTCTTCGCGGGCCTGCGCGGTGACCAGCAGGATGGTGTCGCCGTAGCGCACCGTGACGCTGCCACTGACCAGCTTGGCCAGCCGGCCGGTCTCGATACTGAGTTCACGTCCGCCCAGCATCGTGGTATAGGTCTTTCCAATCATAGGAGGCAGTCTATACCCGCAGGCAGAATCGGGAATGCGCCTGGGAACCTGTGCCTGCGCGGCGGCCTGAAGGCATCCTTGACTGTTACTGGACTGCCACATGGTCTGGTTTCTGCCATGCGGCCACGGTCCCTGCCAGTGCCGGGACTTCTGCTGGCTGCCCGGGCAGCCAGAACAGGGGAAACCATCTGTGACTTGTCGTGCCTGACGGTGTTCTATGCACCCGGTGCCTTAGTTGCGTACAGGTGATGCCCTGAAAGCCGATACACTGCCCTCACCATGCAAACCAAGCTCAGCCGGCAGGGCCTGACGGCCCTCGTGACCGCCCTTCTTCTCGGCGCCTGTGGACAGCAGGCCAGTCAGGACACGCCGCTGAGCGCTCAGGGA contains these protein-coding regions:
- the ttcA gene encoding tRNA 2-thiocytidine(32) synthetase TtcA, which encodes MTQPASPSPSASAPDADTARLFQPIVKGAGQAIGDYRMIEDGDRVMVCLSGGKDSYTLLDVLLHLQRKAPISFEIVAVNLDQGQPGFPTHVLPQYLSGLGVRHDILTEDTYSVVKEKTPEGKTTCALCSRLRRGILYGHARRIGATKIALGHHRDDILETLFMNLFFGARLKAMPPKLQSDDGTNVVIRPLAYVAETDIIRYAQAREFPIIPCNLCGTQENLQRRIVGEMLEGWEREHPGRLNNILRALTRVTPSHLLDRELFDFASLSVTPAEGDRGFDAEDYPEREFLAGLGELKMLG
- a CDS encoding transglycosylase domain-containing protein; protein product: MWVFRLLGAVLVLVILGVAGLWGAWGRDLPSVSDLDVLEFSGQTRVYDRTGQLVGTLTPSLSSGSGENRNLLKLGEISPWLQKAVVTSEDRRFFEHHGVDYIGITRGLLKGLLRNDLEGGSSITQQVVKNTLLSDLQGARTPERKFKEALLAYQIDRSFDKNKILNSYLNVVYWGDGGRTDIVGAGTAAHAYFRKNAADLNLAESVYLATIIPAPNRRYKDFKAYRPLMKSLLARMVEDGRVTQAEADAAWKTEIYPAGWRIGWSPDGTVRTATLERPDRLQENINTMEAQGGESRYRFQHYLQAVEKELLPLIGRKALYGGGQIYTGMNLQAQQSAEQASRQASNLPEGATLGIALVSPVNGEVLALVGQKLTAGRPSDWNNATQGRRQVGSAIKPLLYTLALENKWKQSDTVLDAPIAGDYQPMNYDRRWSGRYVTMRFALDHSLNLPTVRIAQELGIQTFEAKLREMNFTVPRDAGLSLSIGTLEASPLQMASAYATFANGGLYYAPTLVRKAQDARGKLLYTRPAPTPKRIWDAQTAWLGLDMIRGVVNDLTEPQGGLATRAQIPGWDVGGKTGTTNEIKDLWFAGVTPTIAGAVWVGKQEGGAMPDWAYSGTVPTPIWQQAVAGALQGQPKATFQQPSGITYRVVRQVNMAFREAEADTEPVARNGDRSTAQGGGFFGRRQTRPSAPAPQPPVEAPPEPAQETVEEIPAALPADPPPDPEPVPQDFGSAADEPAAPEPAAQEPVAPQQPAPEPVSPPEPPPAATGQPSGTVEYEPEEPAPPEPEPLPDTPPDDGFLGEPPADPESAPPPFE
- the pnp gene encoding polyribonucleotide nucleotidyltransferase → MIGKTYTTMLGGRELSIETGRLAKLVSGSVTVRYGDTILLVTAQAREEKSPLDFLPLTVEFEERHYAVGKIPGSFHRREGRPGEKAILSARITDRQLRPLFPKGYRHETQVIITVISADQQNAPDVLGPIGASAALSISDIPWVGPTACVRVGQVDGQFIVNPTSDQLSRSRMDLVVAGTRDAVMMVEAGAQTVSEEDLVSAIEFAHAEMQGVIDLIERMRAEIGQEKFNFLAEGDLTQDLVPELAEKARAGGIRDALLTTKKKERSVRTKAVRDAIIAEYVPDPNAEGAGARIMALKDAYAKVEKQELRRLILEEDLRADGRNGRAVRPIWIEARPLPRAHGSAIFTRGETQVLGVATLGTERDEILVDDLTTEDNDKFMLHYNFPPYSTGEVKRMGGQSRREIGHGHLAKRAIRAVLPSFEEFPYVIRLVGEVLESNGSSSMATVCAGVLALMDAGVPIKAPVAGVAMGLVMEGDRYRVLTDILGLEDALGDMDFKVCGTAEGVTALQMDIKVGGITPQVMREALAQAREGRLHILGKMAEVLSGPRPELSPTAPRIISLKINPELIGKVIGPGGKQVRELEAMGAQVTIEEDGTIRVFSADGAAAEAVRARIAGLTKEAKVGEEYEGTVVKTAPFGAFVNLYAGQDGMLHISQISEERLNAVEDALNVGDKLRVKIVGIDDRGKIDLIRPELEGKIAPREPRAPRGDRGGDRGPRPPRRD